The nucleotide sequence TGTAAAAAAAATTACAAAATAATTAGGGTATTGTGAATTTGCTTTGTCATTACTAATAGAAAAGGCATAAATGTGATACTTCCAGAAACGGAAAACCGTATTTTAAAATATCTGACCAACGAAGCAAGTGCTGATGATCTGGACTTTCTGTCCGATTGGATTCTCGTGAGCGAGAACGAATCACGCTTTGAGGCATATGTTAAAATATATTTTGAAACAATGTTGGCTATGAACGAACCGGATACGGACAAGATAAAGAAAAAGCTTTTAGAGGAAATCAAACGTGATAAACGGAAGACCTCTGGTGCGCGGTTTCAAAATATGCTCAAATATGCCGCTGTGGCCGTTTTGTTCTTGACTATTGGCTATTTGTACCAAATCGATTTCTTCGGCAAAAAGAAAAACGAGGCCCTTGTTCCGGGCGAAGCCCAGATAACCATAACCATGGACAATGGTACGGTAGAATCTTTGGACCCCAACAGAAAAGGAAAGGTTAAGGATGCCAAGGGCAATGTGGTAGGAAATCAAGACAAGGGAAAACTGATTTACACGGGGAACCCCAACTCCAAAGAATTAGTCTATAATACCTTACATGTGCCCTATGGCAAAAGGTTCGATCTTGTTTTATCTGACGGCACCCGTGTATTTTTAAATTCAGGGACTACCATGCGTTACCCGGTTACATTTCATAAAGACAGGGATCGAACGGTTTTCTTGGAAGGGGAGGCCTATTTTGAGGTAACCAAGGATGATGGCCACCCCTTTGTGGTCAATGCCGATGAAATGAACGTAAAGGTGTTGGGTACAAAATTCAACGTTTCCCATTATCTCGAAGACTCAAGTATCAACACCGTACTTGTTGAAGGGGCCGTGGAGCTACACAATAAAGGAAGCCTTAGTGGAGAAGCTGTGCCTCTTGAGCCGGGATTTAAGGCGGAAATGAATAAGGGTGACACCGAGATTTCCATAGAAAAAGTGAATACCAGGGTATACACGGCATGGATCCAAGGAAAACTGATTTTTAGGAATAGTTCTTTTCGACAGATACGCCAGACCCTAGAAAGAAAATACAACATCAAGATCCATAACGGGAACAAAAATCTCGATGAACAATTGTTCGATGCCACCTTTGACATTGAATCGATCGATCAAATACTGCAGTCGTTTAGTAAAAGTTATGCCATAACCTATAAAATAATAGACAATGAAGTGATCATAGAGTAAAAATGACCAAAAGACCATTGGGGCAAAAAAAATCGGAAAATGCGGACACATTTCCCGATTAGCTTAAAGTGGTCTAAACTAAATTAAACCAATTAACACCGTAAAATTATGAAAAAACTCTTTAACTCAAGGGGTGTGTGCGTATGCACGTTAAAATTAAGCTTGAAGATGAAACTTACCGTGCTTCTTACGATAATATCCTTGTTTCAAATACAGGCCAATACGTATTCCCAATCCAAAAAAATATCGCTTGATATGCCCGATGCTACGGTGCAAGAGGTCATTCAAGAGATAGAACAGCTCAGTGACTATAAGTTTCTGCTAAACAGAAAAGACGTTGACCTTTATCGGGAAGTATCGATAAAAGTAAAGAAGAAGTTGATTTCTACTATTTTGAACGAACTCTTTGAGGGGACCAATATTCGATTTGAGGTCTTGCACAAGCAGATTATTCTAAAAAAAGCCAAAATCCCCATAAAAAAACCGGTCGTACTTCCCTTAACGGGACAGTCCTTGCCGGTTATAGATCAGTTTTCGGTTTCGGGAATGGTTACCGATGAAGACGGAAACCCGCTACCGGGGGCAAATATTGTAGAAAAAGGCACGACCAACGGGGTAACCGCTGATTTTGATGGTAATTTCTCGATTGAATTGGCCGATGAAAATGCCACCTTGGTGATTTCCTATATCGGTTTCTCTACAATGGAGGTGTCGGCCGAAGGGCAGGCGAACATCAACGTACAATTAAAAGAGAGCGCCGCCGGC is from Zobellia galactanivorans and encodes:
- a CDS encoding FecR family protein, whose product is MILPETENRILKYLTNEASADDLDFLSDWILVSENESRFEAYVKIYFETMLAMNEPDTDKIKKKLLEEIKRDKRKTSGARFQNMLKYAAVAVLFLTIGYLYQIDFFGKKKNEALVPGEAQITITMDNGTVESLDPNRKGKVKDAKGNVVGNQDKGKLIYTGNPNSKELVYNTLHVPYGKRFDLVLSDGTRVFLNSGTTMRYPVTFHKDRDRTVFLEGEAYFEVTKDDGHPFVVNADEMNVKVLGTKFNVSHYLEDSSINTVLVEGAVELHNKGSLSGEAVPLEPGFKAEMNKGDTEISIEKVNTRVYTAWIQGKLIFRNSSFRQIRQTLERKYNIKIHNGNKNLDEQLFDATFDIESIDQILQSFSKSYAITYKIIDNEVIIE